A single window of Canis lupus familiaris isolate Mischka breed German Shepherd chromosome 7, alternate assembly UU_Cfam_GSD_1.0, whole genome shotgun sequence DNA harbors:
- the PYCR2 gene encoding pyrroline-5-carboxylate reductase 2 has translation MSVGFIGAGQLACALARGFTAAGILSAHKIIASSPEMDLPTVSSLRKMGVNLTRNNKETVRHSDVLFLAVKPHIIPFILDEIGADVQPRHIVVSCAAGVTISSVEKKLMAFQPAPKVIRCMTNTPVVVREGATVYATGTHALVEDGQLLEQLMSSVGYCTEVEEDLIDAVTGLSGSGPAYAFMALDALADGGVKMGLPRRLAVRLGAQALLGAAKMLLDSEQHPGQLKDNVCSPGGATIHALHFLESGGFRSLLINAVEASCIRTRELQSMADQEKVSPAALKKTLLDRVKLESPTVYTLTHSSSGKLLTKNPASGGKKD, from the exons ATGAGCGTGGGCTTCATCGGCGCCGGCCAGCTGGCCTGTGCCCTGGCGCGGGGCTTCACGGCCGCAG GCATCCTGTCGGCTCACAAGATCATAGCCAGCTCCCCGGAGATGGATCTGCCCACCGTGTCCTCGCTCAGG AAGATGGGTGTGAACCTGACCCGGAACAACAAGGAGACGGTGAGGCACAGTGATGTCCTGTTCCTGGCAGTGAAGCCACACATCATCCCCTTCATTCTGGACGAGATCGGGGCCGACGTCCAGCCCAGGCACATTGTGGTGTCCTGTGCTGCCGGGGTCACCATCAGCTCTGTGGAAAAG AAGCTGATGGCATTCCAGCCGGCCCCCAAGGTGATTCGCTGCATGACCAACACACCTGTGGTGGTGCGGGAGGGCGCCACGGTGTATGCCACAGGCACCCATGCCCTGGTGGAAGATGGGCAGCTCCTGGAGCAGCTCATGAGCAGCGTGGGCTACTGCACCGAGGTGGAGGAGGACCTGATTGATGCTGTCACAGGGCTCAGCGGCAGCGGGCCCGCCTAT GCATTCATGGCCCTGGATGCGTTGGCTGATGGTGGGGTTAAGATGGGCTTGCCTCGGCGCCTGGCGGTCCGACTGGGGGCCCAGGCCTTGCTG GGGGCTGCCAAGATGCTACTGGACTCAGAGCAGCACCCAGGCCAGCTCAAGGATAATGTGTGCTCCCCTGGGGGGGCCACCATCCATGCCCTGCACTTCCTAGAGAGTGGGGGCTTCCGCTCCCTGCTCATCAATGCTGTGGAGGCCTCTTGCATCCGCACACG AGAGCTGCAGTCCATGGCTGACCAAGAGAAGGTGTCCCCAGCTGCCCTCAAGAAGACTCTTCTGGACAGAGTGAAGCTGGAATCCCCCACAGTGTACACATTGACCCATTCCAGCTCAGGGAAGCTCCTCACAAAAAACCCAGCTTCTGGGGGCAAGAAGGACTGA